The Saccharomonospora cyanea NA-134 genome includes a region encoding these proteins:
- the rplJ gene encoding 50S ribosomal protein L10, translating into MAKPDKVAAVAEIADRFRNSSAAVVTQYSGLSVSQLSELRRALGDTANYRVAKNTLVKRAAAEAGVEGLDELFVGPTAIAFVEGEPVEAAKAIRDFAKDNNALVIKGGYMDGKALSVGEIERIADLESREVLLAKTAGVLKAKLSQAAALFQAPASQVARLAAALEDKRKSEGGADEAAES; encoded by the coding sequence ATGGCGAAGCCCGACAAGGTTGCGGCCGTCGCCGAGATCGCGGACCGGTTCCGCAACAGCTCGGCTGCCGTCGTCACCCAGTACAGCGGCCTCTCCGTGTCCCAGCTCAGCGAGCTGCGCCGCGCTCTCGGCGACACCGCCAACTACCGGGTCGCGAAGAACACCCTCGTCAAGCGTGCCGCCGCCGAGGCGGGCGTCGAGGGGCTCGACGAACTGTTCGTCGGCCCCACGGCCATCGCGTTCGTCGAGGGCGAGCCGGTCGAGGCCGCGAAGGCGATCCGCGACTTCGCGAAGGACAACAACGCCCTCGTGATCAAGGGCGGCTACATGGACGGCAAGGCCCTCTCGGTCGGCGAGATCGAGCGGATTGCCGACCTGGAGAGCCGCGAGGTGCTGCTCGCCAAGACGGCGGGTGTGCTGAAGGCGAAGCTGTCCCAGGCCGCCGCGCTGTTCCAGGCCCCGGCGTCGCAGGTCGCGCGTCTGGCCGCAGCGCTGGAGGACAAGCGCAAGTCCGAAGGCGGCGCCGACGAGGCTGCCGAGAGCTGA
- the rplL gene encoding 50S ribosomal protein L7/L12, with product MAKLSTDELLDAFKELTLLELSEFVKKFEETFDVTAAAPAAVMAAPGAAAGAAAPAEEEKDEFDVVLEGAGDKKIQVIKVVREVVSGLGLKEAKELVESAPKPLLEKVDKEAAEAAKEKLEAAGAKVSLK from the coding sequence ATGGCGAAGCTGAGCACCGACGAACTGCTCGACGCTTTCAAGGAGCTGACGCTGCTTGAGCTGTCCGAGTTCGTGAAGAAGTTCGAGGAGACCTTCGACGTCACCGCCGCCGCCCCGGCCGCCGTCATGGCCGCTCCGGGTGCCGCCGCTGGTGCCGCCGCTCCGGCGGAGGAGGAGAAGGACGAGTTCGACGTCGTCCTCGAGGGCGCTGGCGACAAGAAGATCCAGGTCATCAAGGTCGTGCGCGAGGTCGTCTCCGGCCTGGGCCTGAAGGAGGCCAAGGAGCTCGTCGAGAGCGCCCCGAAGCCGCTGCTCGAGAAGGTCGACAAGGAGGCCGCCGAGGCCGCCAAGGAGAAGCTCGAGGCCGCCGGCGCGAAGGTTTCGCTCAAGTGA
- a CDS encoding ABC transporter ATP-binding protein, producing MGAEVVIEGLSKSFGKHTIWRDVTLTLPPGEVSVMLGPSGTGKSVFLKSMIGLLKPDRGKCVINGVDIVRCSERKLYETRKLFGVLFQDGALFGSMNLYDNVAFPLREHTKKSETEIRRIVLEKLEMTGLSGAERKLPGEISGGMRKRAGLARALVLDPEIILVDEPDSGLDPVRTTYISQLFIDVNAQSDATFLIVTHNINLARTVPDNLGMLYRKELVMFGPREVLLTSEEPAVKQFLNGRMDGPIGMSEEKDSATLAAERAMFEAGHHAGGVEEVTGVPPQLQPTPGLPERQGARRRKDRVMRILHTLPEAARESIIASLTPEEQRRYGVHSARAHQPDLVGVQRGSLPTGEVAQLPDSQWTQPIQPGADTVTRRLPPHQQGNS from the coding sequence ATGGGTGCCGAGGTGGTCATCGAAGGGCTGAGCAAGTCCTTCGGCAAGCACACCATCTGGCGTGACGTCACGCTGACACTGCCACCCGGTGAGGTGTCGGTGATGCTCGGGCCCTCGGGTACCGGTAAGTCCGTGTTCCTCAAGTCCATGATCGGCTTGTTGAAACCGGACAGAGGCAAGTGTGTGATCAATGGCGTGGACATCGTGAGATGTTCGGAACGCAAGCTCTACGAGACGCGGAAGCTGTTCGGAGTGCTGTTCCAGGACGGCGCGCTGTTCGGCTCGATGAACCTCTACGACAACGTCGCCTTCCCGTTGCGTGAGCACACGAAGAAATCCGAGACCGAAATTCGCAGGATCGTTCTCGAAAAGCTGGAGATGACGGGTTTGTCCGGCGCGGAGCGGAAGCTGCCGGGCGAGATCTCCGGCGGTATGCGCAAGCGGGCCGGTCTGGCGAGGGCGCTCGTGCTCGACCCGGAGATCATTCTCGTCGACGAGCCGGACTCCGGCCTCGACCCGGTGCGCACCACCTACATCTCGCAGCTCTTCATCGACGTCAACGCCCAGAGCGACGCCACGTTCCTCATCGTGACCCACAACATCAACCTTGCGCGGACGGTGCCGGACAACCTCGGCATGCTGTACCGCAAGGAGCTGGTGATGTTCGGCCCCCGCGAGGTGCTGCTCACCAGCGAGGAGCCCGCGGTCAAGCAGTTCCTCAACGGCCGCATGGACGGGCCGATCGGAATGTCGGAGGAGAAGGACTCGGCCACGCTCGCCGCGGAGCGCGCGATGTTCGAGGCAGGCCACCACGCGGGCGGGGTCGAGGAGGTCACGGGGGTGCCGCCACAGCTGCAACCGACCCCCGGGCTGCCGGAGCGGCAGGGCGCGCGGCGGCGCAAGGACCGCGTGATGCGGATCCTGCACACTCTGCCGGAGGCCGCGCGGGAGTCCATCATCGCCTCGCTCACGCCGGAGGAGCAGCGCCGCTACGGAGTCCACAGTGCACGAGCGCACCAGCCCGACCTGGTAGGTGTGCAGCGCGGGAGCCTGCCCACCGGTGAGGTCGCCCAACTGCCGGACTCCCAGTGGA